AAGAAATGGCTCCTTACGCTCTTCTCAGCCACATTCatctccctcctcctcctcctcctctcctccATCTCCGCCTTCAGCTCCCCCAAACCCTTCCCTTCAATTGTCCAGCGTGGCTCTCGCTACCCGCCCGCTTTTGCTTACTACATATGGGGCGGCCGAGGCGATAGGGCTCGGATCTTCCGCCTGCTGCTCGCCGTCTACCATCCGCGGAATCGATACTTGTTGCATCTTTCGGCTGACGAATCTGAAGACGAGCGCCGCCGTCTTGCCACCGCTATCAACGCTGTCCCGGCAATTCAGGCATTTGGGAATGTGGATGTGGTGGGCAAGCCTGATCGAATCACTTACATGGGGTCTTCCAATATTGCCACCACGTTGCGCGCGGCGGCGATTTTTTTGAAGGTTGATAGTGGTTGGGATTGGTTCGTCACTTTGAGCGCCATGGATTATCCACTTATCACTCAGGACGGTATGCCAATTTTAAAGATCGGATTTTGTTGGGAAATTCAATTTACTATTgaatattttgtttaaattgACTGAAGGAATCTGGCTCTTGGGTTGGGGAAAGTGATTATCTGGGGAAGTACTTATATGTAGGCTAAATAATACGAAAAGTTTCCATTTTTGTTAGAGCCATTTATATATAGGAGGGAGGATGGCATTGCCCAGTTTGGGGAAAGTGTTTGATGTTTGTATTTCCACTAAAGTCCAGTCGATTTCAATTGGGTCAATATGGGGAATTTAGCTTGTGGCATTAGTATTTTCTGGTCCCCTATTAGATTCCTTGTTAGTACATATGACAACGTACAGCAGTGACAACGCAAGTGGCGCGCCTCTTTGACAATTCTGTGAAGCTTGTTTGTCTAAGGAGGCGATGGTTCACTTACTTCATTGTTGGGTGCCATGACATATTTCCCTCTTGTTTGGTGCGCTTGTTCCGTGCCGAGGCTTATTTGAAGATTTCATGGCCCAATTTGTTCTTGTTACTGTTGTTATTGTTATAGCTTTCATTGTGCTGTATATAACTTTTTATTGATAAATCACAAATCAGACCAACTTATTCAGTTCTGCTTCTGTTTTGTACTTTCAGACCTGTCTCATGTGTTCTCCTCTGTTAGAAGAGATCTCAATTTCATTGATCACACCAGTGACCTTGGATGGAAAGAGTAGGCCATCCCTTTTGCTAAGTTTTGCTTTAGTTTTCTGAGGAACATATTTCTGGTTGGACCTGAACCcgtgttttaaaatttttgatatAGGTTGTACAGGGTCCAGCCAATTGTGGTTGATCCAGGGATATACCTAGCTCGAAGGAGCCAAATTTTTCATGCTACAGAGAAGCGGAAAACCCCTGATGCTTTTAAAGTATTCACAGGCAAAGTCTAACACACTTTTATGTAAGATTTGCCCATATGGATACGCTGTCCACGCGTTGAACTGCTAATTAGAAACTATTCGTTCCTGATTTGCAGGTTCCCCATGGGTCATCCTGAGCAGATCATTTCTGGAGTTTTGCATTAATGGTTGGGATAACCTTCCCCGGACCCTGCTTATGTACTTTACAAATGTGATGTTGTCCCAGGAAGGATATTTCCATTCAGTTATATGCAATTCACCAGAGTTCAAGAACACTACTGTGAACAGTGATCTAAGATATATGATCTGGGACACTCCCCCGAAAATGGAACCCCTCTTTCTCAACACCTTGGATTTTGATCAAATGGCTCGAAGTGGAGCTGCTTTTGCCCGACAATTCAAGAAAGATGACCGTGTGCTGGACATGGTTGATAAAAAGATCCTCAAGCGTGGGAGAAATCAAGCTGCCCCGGGGGCATGGTGCTCAGGCTGGAGAAGCTGGTGGATGGATCCTTGCACCCAATGGGGCGATGCTAATATCTTGAAACCTGGGCCCCAAGCAAAGAAGCTCGAAGACTCGATTACTAACCTTCTCGATGACTGGAATGCGCAAACAAATCAATGCCAATGAAGATGTCTGTATTGAAAATGTCTCCAGATACCCGGTGTGGTTTTCCAGCAAGCTAAACTCGATGATTAGTTTGGAAGACTGGCAACCGCGAGGATACATTTTTTGACCCCTAAGAACACACTTCTTTTTCTAGGTTCTTCCAGTCTCATGCTTGACTATTGTTTATAAAGGGGCGTGGGGGCAGAGTAGAAGGGAGAAACATAGCGAGTTAGGTTGAGGTATTGAGCTGTACCGTAGCATGGCGGGCTGTTATCGATGGTATGGCCACTTACAGGCTTGAGTAACCGAGTTCATAAGAGGCTCTCCCTCTTTTTGTGCTGCCATTCCATGATGTTGTATGTTCTGCTTCGGATTCGGGTTATGTTCGGACCTGTTTGAATGTTGGATCAAGAATTCATTCGTTCAACTCTAATAGGTTGTATCTTCTTCTAAATTCATAGTGAATCTCTTCACCTCTGATTTTGTTGCCAATTTTTTCTGCTCTGCATTTTTTGATTGGGTGGTGCTTTCCATACgttcatttttacctctcacacactcTTCTCAATTTTCGACCGTTGGATCGAAAGAATTGAGAAATATCAACAGACAAAATTTAGCAAGAGAATATGTGAATAGCGCTACCCTTTTGATTAACGGTGAATTGTCCTGTTAATTGGTTTTCTTCTTCAATCTCCGTGACTCGTGTTTAAACCTTCCACCTttctatttattaattaatatcaCCTGTAACCAAAACATTTATAAACTCTACAAATATTATAGACTGAATCGTTCATTTTATTATCAACGGTTGGGATTAATCAGAATTAGAATTTAGTCATGCCGCCAAAAATAAACGCCCGACAAAATATAGCCATTTAACCAAAGCTTCTTGGTTCTCACGAGGCTCTCAAATGGGTCTCTCCCGAATTTTCCCTCTTGTATCAAAACTATCCAAAAACTTCATTCGCAATCGAACACTCCCTACCGAAAATCCATCTGGGTTCCTCTGCAACCGCACTGCTAGTTTTCACAGAGCAATCCACGACGGTCTGGAAAAACCCCTAGTGATAGATGACGCCGGTGACAAAACCCCACTTCTCAAAAGCCCCGAAGTCTCAGAAGATGCTGAGAAAATCTGTAAAATTCTATCCACCAGAAGCTCTAATTCCCCAATCGAGAGCTTCCTCGACGGCGCTTCAGTCGAGGCGTCGCCGACGCTTGTGGTGGAGGTCTTGAAGAAGCTCAGCAACTCCGGCGTCCTCGCGCTCTCGTTTTTCCGGTGGGCGGAGAAGCAGAAAGGGTTTAAGCACAGCACGGAGAGCTACAATGCGTTGATCGAAGCTCTGGGTAAGATCAAGCAGTTCAAGGTGATGTGGGAATTGGTGAATGAAATGAAGATCAAAGGGATGCTGAGCAAAGAGACTTTCGCGCTGATTTCACGGCGATATGCGAGGGCGAAGAAGGTTAAGGAAGCCATTGATGCGTTCGAGAAGATGGCGAAGTTTGGAATGAAGGTGGAAGGGTCAGATTTCAATAGATTGATTGATACTCTGAGCAAGTCGAGGCAGGTTGAGAGAGCACAGGAGGTGTTTGATAAAATGAAGAAGAGAAGGTTTGAACCCGATATCAAGTCGTACACGATTTTATTGGAAGGATGGGGCCAAGAACAGAACTTTTTGAGGTTGAATGAGGTTTATCGAGAGATGAAGGACGAGGGTTTTGATCCGGATGTTGTGACATATGCTATTCTGATCAATGCACATTGTAAAGCGAAGAAGTACGATGAAGCGATTGAGTTGTTTCGCGAGATGGAGGCAAAGAATATCAAGGCTACTCCTCATATATTCTGCATTTTGATTAATGGGTTGGGTTCTGAAAAGAGGCTGAGTGAAGCCCTTGAGTTTTTTGAATTGAACAAAGCCAGTGGTTTCGTACCGGAGGCACCCACGTACAATGCTCTTGTGGGGTCTTACTGCTGGTCGATGCGGATGCAGGATACGTTTAGGGTGGTGGATGAGATGAGGAAATGTGGAATCGGTCCCAATGCCCGAACTTACGACATAATCTTGCATCACTTGGTAAAGGCTCGAAGAACCGAACAAGCTTACTCCATTTTCCAGCAAATGAGTAGGGAGCCTGGCTGTGAGCCAACAGTAAGTACGTATGAAATCATGGTGAGGATGTTTTGTAACGAGGAGCGCGTCGATATGGCAATGCAGGTTTGGGATCAGATGAAGACCAGAGGAGTCCTGCCGGGAATGCACATGTTCTCCACATTGATTAACAGCTTGTGTCATGGGAATAAGTTAGATGACGCTTGCAAGTACTTTCAAGAGATGTTGGATGCCGGTATTCGACCTCCAGCGCAGTTGTTTAGTAATTTGAAACAAGCGCTGCTCGACGGGGGGAGAAAGGATGTTGTGATAAGTTTGGGTCTGAAGATTGACAGACTGAGGAAAACTCCGTTAGTTGGGTTGCGCTAAAGAGTAATATCCAAGAGCCATTCTACATGTAGTGATGGCAGCTAAAGACTGATGTATTAGAGTTTTGGAGCTTATTTTTGTTTATCCAGTGTTCAAATTGTGGTACTATTGTTTGACAACGTTGCATATTACTTGGAGGAAATCAGAAAACGAAAGTTGCACAGATCAACGTTCGAAAACTACATCGAAAATCTTTTCAGGAAACACATTTACAGAATTCTCAAACATGAACCGGAATGAAGTTTACTGAACTGACAGATTTACATTGCATTCATATGCTCATCATTTGTTCCTAAATTTACATCACCATGGTGAAAAAAAAGATGCCGAATCTAGAAATCCGAAAAAGCCACGAACCCTAACTCCGCAAATTGAAGAGCAGAAAGAGCTAGCATTAACAGAAACCGAGGCATTCAACTGAGATAACCAGAATCAAAGGAAACCCTAGCAAGATTGTTTATGGATGCCTGTAAGTAAAGAAATGGCTGTGACTAATCGTATTCTCATTGGCAGGGGAGCTGTTACCAAATTCAGGTGAAGCCACAGTCACTTGTTCCGGTCGCTCTGTTTCCTCAGTTCTCTCTGGCACCTCAAGAACTTCACTTATTCCGTGCACCATAAGCCACCCATTGTGGTAAACTTCCGGCAAGATAACCGACACGCCGTTGAGCTTCAAGACGTCATCGGAGCGGGTGATATTCATCGAAAACCCCACCAGATTAGTCCTCAGAACCGTCCCATCATCCAAGCTCACCAAATCACTCCAAGAAAGCCGGCAGGGCACCACGTGGCGGTGGAAGATGGAGGAGTACTCGGTCAGGTTCCCGACCCGGTTCATCAGAACTTGGTCAAACGGAGCAAACACAGTCAGCATCGTCTGGAACTTGAAGAAAGAACCATGAAATTGTAGTTCAAGAAACGACGCCATGACAGAGCACCCTTTGGATCTCAGGGTGGCGGAGGCGTCGTTGAAGGGGACGTAACCGTCTCTGAGATCCATCGTCTGATCTGGGTTTTCCTTGGGAGCCAAGCAACCGAGATTCTTGGGGGTGTAGCCCTGAATAGGACCGGAAATCCGAAAATACGGATCCAAGAACCTGTCGATTCCGAAAATTATCAGGGACCCATCATCGAAAATTGGGGA
This Pyrus communis chromosome 6, drPyrComm1.1, whole genome shotgun sequence DNA region includes the following protein-coding sequences:
- the LOC137738085 gene encoding beta-glucuronosyltransferase GlcAT14A-like, which translates into the protein MGAEKKWLLTLFSATFISLLLLLLSSISAFSSPKPFPSIVQRGSRYPPAFAYYIWGGRGDRARIFRLLLAVYHPRNRYLLHLSADESEDERRRLATAINAVPAIQAFGNVDVVGKPDRITYMGSSNIATTLRAAAIFLKVDSGWDWFVTLSAMDYPLITQDDLSHVFSSVRRDLNFIDHTSDLGWKELYRVQPIVVDPGIYLARRSQIFHATEKRKTPDAFKVFTGSPWVILSRSFLEFCINGWDNLPRTLLMYFTNVMLSQEGYFHSVICNSPEFKNTTVNSDLRYMIWDTPPKMEPLFLNTLDFDQMARSGAAFARQFKKDDRVLDMVDKKILKRGRNQAAPGAWCSGWRSWWMDPCTQWGDANILKPGPQAKKLEDSITNLLDDWNAQTNQCQ
- the LOC137738233 gene encoding pentatricopeptide repeat-containing protein At1g71060, mitochondrial-like, which produces MGLSRIFPLVSKLSKNFIRNRTLPTENPSGFLCNRTASFHRAIHDGLEKPLVIDDAGDKTPLLKSPEVSEDAEKICKILSTRSSNSPIESFLDGASVEASPTLVVEVLKKLSNSGVLALSFFRWAEKQKGFKHSTESYNALIEALGKIKQFKVMWELVNEMKIKGMLSKETFALISRRYARAKKVKEAIDAFEKMAKFGMKVEGSDFNRLIDTLSKSRQVERAQEVFDKMKKRRFEPDIKSYTILLEGWGQEQNFLRLNEVYREMKDEGFDPDVVTYAILINAHCKAKKYDEAIELFREMEAKNIKATPHIFCILINGLGSEKRLSEALEFFELNKASGFVPEAPTYNALVGSYCWSMRMQDTFRVVDEMRKCGIGPNARTYDIILHHLVKARRTEQAYSIFQQMSREPGCEPTVSTYEIMVRMFCNEERVDMAMQVWDQMKTRGVLPGMHMFSTLINSLCHGNKLDDACKYFQEMLDAGIRPPAQLFSNLKQALLDGGRKDVVISLGLKIDRLRKTPLVGLR
- the LOC137736381 gene encoding putative fasciclin-like arabinogalactan protein 20, with translation MTASKVLLSFLLLVLSLFSLSSALHTQTLFNAAEILSDSGYTSMSLTLELASRTLFSSRSPSLTIFAPNDAAFAHSGQPPLTLLQYHLLPLHFSLRSLKSLPFGAKIATLLSDRTLTVTTLPSDHRFSLNNVTVTASPIFDDGSLIIFGIDRFLDPYFRISGPIQGYTPKNLGCLAPKENPDQTMDLRDGYVPFNDASATLRSKGCSVMASFLELQFHGSFFKFQTMLTVFAPFDQVLMNRVGNLTEYSSIFHRHVVPCRLSWSDLVSLDDGTVLRTNLVGFSMNITRSDDVLKLNGVSVILPEVYHNGWLMVHGISEVLEVPERTEETERPEQVTVASPEFGNSSPANENTISHSHFFTYRHP